In a single window of the Papaver somniferum cultivar HN1 chromosome 8, ASM357369v1, whole genome shotgun sequence genome:
- the LOC113306330 gene encoding uncharacterized protein LOC113306330, translating into MVLNKATLASMASYQMSCFILPKETTKKIDALQKDFWWGKETNYKGYYPVSYSCLCKPKIKGGLGFRNAQRYNLAIIAKLAWRLLTEPTALWVSQLKPRYFRKSSVFKDKIPTTSSWIWKCISKGIILVEQNNIWETGDGSSTNIWDDNWIPNLENNLSSYKTASNSHLTLVKDMFEPITMKWNYTLLIEMFPVAIANKINNVRIAKGKSDTLRWLLTKSGRFTVKSMYNKLTEKTRNHYNLGQPDSFWNSLWKLNVS; encoded by the coding sequence ATGGTTCTGAATAAAGCTACTCTAGCCAGTATGGCTAGCTATCAAATGAGTTGTTTCATCCTTCCTAAGGAAACTACTAAAAAGATTGATGCTCTCCAAAAAGACTTCTGGTGGGGTAAAGAAACTAATTATAAAGGATATTATCCAGTATCCTACTCTTGCCTCTGTAAACCTAAAATCAAAGGAGGATTAGGATTTAGAAATGCACAAAGATACAACCTAGCCATTATAGCTAAGCTTGCATGGAGACTATTAACTGAGCCTACTGCACTTTGGGTGTCACAATTGAAACCTAGATATTTTAGAAAGTCTTCTGTTTTTAAAGATAAAATACCAACAACcagttcttggatttggaaatgcatTAGCAAAGGTATTATCTTAGTAGAACAAAATAATATTTGGGAAACAGGAGATGGTAGCAGTACTAATATTTGGGATGATAACTGGATCCCAAATCTAGAAAACAACCTTAGTAGCTATAAAACAGCTAGTAACTCTCATTTAACACTTGTGAAGGATATGTTTGAACCTATCACTATGAAGTGGAATTATACTTTGTTGATTGAAATGTTTCCTGTGGCTATTGCTAACAAAATCAACAATGTCAGAATAGCTAAAGGTAAATCTGATACACTTAGATGGTTACTCACAAAATCAGGGAGATTTACAGTTAAATCTATGTATAATAAGCTCACTGAAAAAACTAGAAACCATTACAATCTAGGCCAACCTGATTCTTTTTGGAACTCTCTATGGAAATTAAATGTATCTTAG